The window TGTTGGTGCAGATCAAAAAATGAGGATTGGCTGTTTCCCGGATGGCATATCGGCCTCAGGGCATGACTGTGTTCCGTTCATACATGACGCTGGAGCGTGGAAACGATGGGAAGAGCGCCCGGTATTCGCACGGCAATCAACATGACGGAGAGGCAGTCCCCCGTGCCTGCCCAGCCTGATGCGCGAGATTGGGCCCCCCCAAGAGGGCAACCACGGGGGGTTGCCCCTACGCCGGGATGTGCTCATCTGCACGGAAAATAATGTGTTGACAATGCCCGGCCTGATTGAGCAATTACAATATATTTGGGTTGCGGGCATGGCCGGCGCTTGATGAACCATGAATTCGTAAATTGGTAAGCATTTTGCAAAATTACCTTATTGTCATTCCACCAGGACAGTGGTAATAAAGGCATCGTCAAGGAATAGCCTGAACCGTTCACGGCGGGATACACGAAAACATCCATGCATATCAAGCGATTATCCTCAAAAAAGCGAGGTACCACATGCGCGCACTGAACAGAACATGGCCCATTTTGGCCCTGACGTTTATCTGGCTTTTCTGGATAGCCGGAACGTCTCAGGCAACCACCATTGTGTATACCTTTGGAGACAGCAGTTATGTATGGCCGGGCTGGGAAGGAACGGCAGACAACCCAAACTTGGATGTCTGGGGCATACCGGACATTACCGGTGGAACAGCGACGGTTACAGGGGGGTTGCTGACAGAAGTTAGGATTACCTTTGCGGAGTGGCATCCTGAAGGGGATGGACCTGGAACCTATGATCACCTTTATCCTCACCTGCGCCCAGGCGACCTTTTCATTGATCTCGGAGTTGACCAGCAATGGAATTATGTTTTCAGCTACTGGGATTATGGGGATTCCGATACTGGATATGAAGGTGTCAATGAGGTGCGAACAGACTACGGTGCTGCTTACGGTGGTAACTTCGAAGATGGTCTCCATGGTAGGGGCTATGATCTAGGCGCTACCGGACTTTCGATTACAGACGAGGACGGCTACTACTGGAGCCAAGAAACATGGTTTAATTCTGACTATTTAGGTCAAAACCAGTTCCCGCCCCGTTACAATCATCCCGTAGCATTTTTTTCGGATGGCCATGACTTCACCACAGGTGGCTTCCTACTCACCGGCTGGGGCACGACCGAGATCACCTTCTCCAACCTGAACATCGAACTGAATGGCCAGTCCTTTGCCATCGGGTGGACCCAGAGTTGCGCCAATGATATTCTGTACCATGTCGTCCCCGAACCCAGTACGCTGCTTCTGCTGTTCATGGGCCTGGGGGGGCTGGTGCTGGTGCGGATGCGGTTTCGTTCCAGGAACTCTGGATAAAACCTAACGCCTGCCACATGCTCTGATCAAGCCATCGTCTGATTTTATCGGACGGTCATCTCTCTCAAGCATCCCGTTTCAGTTATGGATCGGGATGCTTTTTTGATTGGCTTGTTCCCGGTTTTCCGACATCGGCCCCCAGCCATCGTCCTCAACTGCCCTCTTTCGAAGCCCCTCCGCCTTCGACTCTCTGGGAAACGGTCCCAAAAAAACAGACTGGTCCGAGACGCGCTGGACCGGCCAGCCGTAATCTTCCAGCACCCTGGCCACGGGTGCCGGATTCCCCTCCACTTCCAGGCGCAGTCGCCATTCCTGCTTGGAGTTGTCCATGGGCTCGACCTGGGCCCGCTGCATGACACGCTGAATGTATTCCAGGGCGTGGACGTACGTGCGGGACTGGAGCATTACTGCCTTGGCGTCCTCCATTGTGGCAAATGGGCCGATCAACACCCGGTGATAGATCCGACCTGCGATCTCCATGGAAAAGACCGATGCCGGCCAGCCATGACCCGCGAACCACTCCGCCTCCGTGTCCGCGAGATACCGCTGCACATGGGCCACCACCTGGATGAAACCGGTCTGAACCTGGCTCTCGGCACCGGTCGTCGGGTCCGCGCCGCGGATGGCGTAGTCGCGGATGATTCCCTCAGACAGCAGCCTGTAAAGCCGAACCGGGG of the Desulfonatronum thioautotrophicum genome contains:
- a CDS encoding PEP-CTERM sorting domain-containing protein, which translates into the protein MRALNRTWPILALTFIWLFWIAGTSQATTIVYTFGDSSYVWPGWEGTADNPNLDVWGIPDITGGTATVTGGLLTEVRITFAEWHPEGDGPGTYDHLYPHLRPGDLFIDLGVDQQWNYVFSYWDYGDSDTGYEGVNEVRTDYGAAYGGNFEDGLHGRGYDLGATGLSITDEDGYYWSQETWFNSDYLGQNQFPPRYNHPVAFFSDGHDFTTGGFLLTGWGTTEITFSNLNIELNGQSFAIGWTQSCANDILYHVVPEPSTLLLLFMGLGGLVLVRMRFRSRNSG